The following are encoded in a window of Carya illinoinensis cultivar Pawnee chromosome 15, C.illinoinensisPawnee_v1, whole genome shotgun sequence genomic DNA:
- the LOC122297025 gene encoding disease resistance protein RPV1-like yields MTSSMSFRALSSSSSSTITSRWYYDIFLSFRGKDTHNTFIAHLHHALLQNGIHTYIDEDELKRGNEISPVLLQDIENSRLSIIVLSENYASSTWCLDELLNILNCKETKQQIVLPIFYHINPSEVRNQRGSFGEALVVCVGKFNEDVKKV; encoded by the coding sequence ATGACTTCTTCCATGTCCTTCCGTGCACTCtcttcttcatcctcttctACTATTACGTCTCGGTGGTATTACGATATATTCTTGAGTTTTAGAGGAAAAGATACTCACAATACTTTTATTGCCCATCTCCACCATGCTTTGCTTCAAAATGGCATCCACACCTACATAGATGAGGACGAGCTTAAAAGAGGTAATGAAATCTCACCTGTACTTCTCCAAGACATTGAAAATTCACGACTTTCAATTATCGTGCTCTCAGAAAACTATGCATCATCTACTTGGTGCTTGGATGAATTGCTCAACATTCTCAATTGCAAGGAAACAAAGCAACAAATAGTTTTGCCTATATTTTACCATATAAATCCATCAGAAGTACGAAATCAAAGAGGTAGTTTTGGAGAAGCTTTGGTTGTATGTGTAGGAAAATTCAATGAAGACGTGAAGAAGGTGTAG
- the LOC122295446 gene encoding TMV resistance protein N-like, translating into MTSSMSFLGLSSSSSSTVSSPWFYDVVLSFRGEDTRNTFIAHLHHALLQNGIHTYIDEDELRRGDEISPALLQAIENSRLSIIVLSENYASSTWCLDELLNILNCKETKQQIVLPIFYHVNPSDVRNQRGSFGEALAVCVGKFNEDVKKVERWKAALQEVANLAGYELENGNESKFIQEIVQEVSRIVNYSYLNVAKYLVGMESRVQDIDLLLSIGMNDIRMVGIFGVGGIGKTTIAKKIYNSIFSQFDGHCFLTNVRETSNQVGGLVQMQNTLLNEILKASKCFDVHNVDRGVYELKRKLCSRRVLLILDDVDKLVQLETLAGARDWFGLGSKIIITTRDQNLLHNHKVDSKYEVKRLDHNEALELLSWHAFEEDKPMEDYVELSKQVISYAEGLPLALTVLGSDLRGQSINQWRSVLNKYKRIPSKNIQEVLCISYDGLDDNEKEIFLDIAFFFKGQHMDYVVKILDSCGFSPDNGIKRLIDKCLITITIHNTLWMHDLLQDMGKEIVQKESCKEPGTRSRLWFHEDVRYVLEENAGTNNVEGIKVVLPKGDDHDMICLSPKSFAKMKRLKFFISRGARFSGRSLDYLSNELRVLDWSNCPLQSLPSNFRGEKLIDFQLYGGRIKDISGQFKNLTIMKFSECKFLTKISNLSSCSNLQELDILGCENLVEVHDSVGFLDKLVRLRLYHCSNLKSFPRHLKLRSLQVLTLHGCSKLQKFPEIKCKMEYLCFISLLGSAIKELPSSIGYLTPALKELFLPGQCTKLMHLPSSIHQLQNLTVLCHSYCVGCLTGIERLSLDKYTNLAKEEISLSIRYQSKPQHLHLITSRMIKRSEPESSAELLPMPVSNWYLDDFSFYCTSTLQELDLSWCDIVSLPSGIESYLELRILKLRHCEKLQEILLLPPNIQELYASECFSLERFLEVSTKFQFYTSCVLRELRWIDLSGCHQLVANIGSQAPNPTFVEEHIQDHSCGIIFPGNKIPYWFSHTKEPSNRDLCELDINGPFYLDEIIGIVFCAVLGSNTDDSPSGIRVSINGNMLVEANLELLGDWNHVYLNYSFPECIEQWLRYPTGDNLRFIFDSNEEAAGIFKSCGVHIIYKHGENESLIVGECSVDSSNGIKLCKRRQNDEDHNLEFSGYPQHKMRSQNLSNSNVVVDFADVDTDFAVVEEGSEGSLKEEEVFASRSASQEGQANSEKLAY; encoded by the exons ATGACTTCTTCCATGTCCTTCCTTGGactctcttcttcctcctcttctactGTTAGCTCTCCGTGGTTTTATGATGTAGTCTTAAGTTTTAGAGGAGAAGATACTCGCAATACTTTTATTGCCCATCTCCACCATGCTTTGCTTCAAAATGGCATCCACACCTACATAGATGAGGACGAGCTTAGAAGAGGTGATGAAATCTCACCTGCACTTCTCCAAGCTATTGAAAATTCCCGGCTTTCAATTATCGTGCTCTCAGAAAACTATGCATCATCTACTTGGTGCTTGGATGAATTGCTCAACATTCTCAATTGCAAGGAAACAAAGCAACAAATAGTTTTACCTATATTTTACCATGTAAATCCATCGGATGTACGAAATCAAAGAGGTAGTTTTGGAGAAGCTTTGGCTGTATGTGTAGGAAAATTCAACGAAGATGTAAAGAAGGTGGAAAGGTGGAAGGCAGCCCTACAAGAAGTGGCCAATTTGGCTGGATACGAGTTGGAAAATGG GAATGAATCAAAATTCatccaagaaatcgttcaagaGGTCTCTAGAATAGTAAATTATTCATATCTAAACGTCGCAAAATATCTAGTTGGGATGGAGTCTCGAGTGCAAGACATTGATTTGCTTTTAAGTATCGGGATGAATGACATACGCATGGTGGGAATATTTGGAGTTGGAGGAATTGGTAAGACAACTATTGCCAAAAAGATCTATAACTCAATTTTTTCACAATTTGATGGTCATTGTTTCTTGACAAATGTTAGAGAAACTTCAAACCAAGTGGGTGGTCTGGTCCAAATGCAGAATACACTCCTTAATGAGATTCTAAAAGCCTCTAAATGTTTTGATGTTCATAATGTGGATAGAGGAGTTTATGAGTTGAAGCGCAAACTTTGCTCTAGAAGGGTTCTCttaattcttgatgatgtggataAGTTAGTCCAGCTAGAAACATTAGCTGGAGCTCGTGATTGGTTTGGTTTAGGAAGTAAAATCATCATAACAACAAGAGATCAGAATTTATTACATAACCATAAGGTTGATTCAAAATATGAAGTAAAGAGATTGGACCATAATGAAGCTCTTGAGCTCCTTAGTTGGCATGCTTTTGAGGAAGATAAACCTATGGAAGATTATGTGGAACTCTCTAAGCAAGTAATATCATATGCTGAGGGCCTTCCACTAGCTTTAACAGTGCTAGGCTCAGATCTAAGGGGTCAAAGTATAAATCAATGGAGAAGTGTATtgaacaagtataaaagaattccCAGCAAAAATATTCAAGAAGTACTCTGTATAAGTTACGATGGATTGGATGATAATGAGAAGGAGATTTTCCTCGATATTGCCTTTTTTTTCAAAGGACAACACATGGATTATGTCGTTAAAATATTAGATAGTTGTGGTTTCTCTCCAGACAATGGTATCAAAAGGCTTATAGATAAGTGTCTTATAAcaattactattcacaatacCTTGTGGATGCATGACTTGCTACAAGATATGGGCAAAGAAATTGTTCAAAAGGAATCATGCAAAGAACCAGGCACACGTAGTAGATTATGGTTTCACGAAGATGTTCGCTATGTACTAGAGGAAAATGCA GGAACAAACAATGTTGAGGGGATAAAAGTGGTTCTGCCTAAGGGCGATGATCATGACATGATATGCTTGAGTCCCAAATCGTTTGCAAAGATGAAAAGactcaaattttttataagccGTGGTGCACGCTTTTCTGGAAGATCACTTGATTATCTTTCTAATGAATTAAGAGTGCTTGATTGGTCAAACTGTCCTTTACAATCTTTGCCATCCAATTTTCGTGGAGAGAAGCTCATTGATTTTCAACTGTATGGAGGCCGCATCAAGGACATTAGCGGCCAATTTAAG AACTTGACGATAATGAAATTTTCTGAGTGCAAGTTCTTAACCAAAATCTCGAAtctttcaagttgctcaaatttacaaGAATTGGATATTTTGGGTTGTGAAAATTTAGTCGAAGTTCATGATTCTGTTGGATTCCTGGATAAGCTTGTTCGTTTGCGTCTTTATCACTGCTCCAACCTAAAGAGTTTTCCAAGGCATCTCAAGTTGAGATCTCTACAAGTCCTTACACTTCATGGTTGCTCTAAACTTCAAAAATTTCCAGAAATCAAGTGTAAAATGGAATATTTatgtttcatctcattattgGGTAGTGCAATAAAAGAATTGCCTTCATCCATTGGGTACCTCACTCCTGCGCTTAAAGAGTTATTTCTGCCTGGACAATGCACAAAACTTATGCATCTCCCTAGTAGCATTCATCAGTTGCAAAATCTGACGGTGCTTTGTCACAGTTACTGTGTTGGATGCTTAACTGGGATTGAACGTTTATCTCTCGATAAGTATACAAATCTTGCAAAAGAAGAAATAAGTTTATCCATTAGGTACCAGAGTAAGCCTCAACATTTGCACCTAATAACATCCAGAATGATTAAGAGGTCTGAACCCGAATCAAGTGCTGAATTACTCCCGATGCCGGTTTCTAATTGGTACCTTGACGACTTTTCATTTTATTGCACATCCACTTTGCAAGAGTTAGATCTATCCTGGTGTGATATTGTCAGCCTTCCTTCAGGCATCGAAAGCTATTTAGAATTGAGGATACTCAAATTGCGGCATTGCGAGAAACTTCAAGAAATTCTACTTCTTCCACCAAATATACAAGAGCTATATGCTAGTGAGTGTTTCTCCTTGGAAAGATTTCTAGAAGTATCAACAAAATTTCAATTCTATACATCATGTGTCTTGCGAGAGCTAAGATGGATTGATTTGTCCGGTTGCCATCAATTGGTTGCAAATATAGGGAGTCAGGCGCCAAATCCTACATTTGTTGAG GAACATATTCAGGACCATTCATGTGGTATTATATTTCCAGGGAATAAGATTCCATATTGGTTTAGCCATACTAAGGAGCCTTCAAATAGAGATTTGTGCGAATTAGATATTAATGGACCCTTTTATTTGGATGAAATCAtaggaattgttttttgtgCTGTTCTTGGATCCAACACGGATGACTCCCCCTCCGGTATTCGTGTTTCTATAAACGGTAACATGCTTGTAGAAGCAAATCTTGAATTATTAGGAGACTGGAATCATGTATATCTAAATTACTCATTTCCAGAATGTATCGAGCAATGGCTACGATACCCAACAGGAGACAATCTGAGGTTTATATTTGATAGCAATGAAGAAGCTGCAGGGATTTTTAAAAGTTGTGGAGTTCACATAATCTATAAGCATGGAGAGAATGAGAGTTTAATTGTTGGGGAGTGCTCAGTAGATTCATCGAATGGTATCAAACTTTGTAAGAGACGCCAAAATGATGAAGACCACAACTTGGAATTCAGTGGGTATCCACAACACAAGATGCGCTCTCAAAACTTGAGCAATTCAAATGTGGTTGTCGATTTTGCAGATGTTGATACTGATTTCGCAGTAGTAGAAGAAGGGTCTGAGGGAagtttaaaagaagaagaagtattTGCCTCTAGATCTGCATCCCAAGAAGGCCAGGCCAATTCAGAGAAGCTGGCTTACTAG